A region from the Medicago truncatula cultivar Jemalong A17 chromosome 6, MtrunA17r5.0-ANR, whole genome shotgun sequence genome encodes:
- the LOC112422678 gene encoding uncharacterized protein, whose protein sequence is MPLWEIIDERWDERLHGPLHATGYFLNPEFHYSNGFRDDIEVKGGLHDCITRMVADSEERAKIEIQLDDFDKWANDMTHPVAVTTAGNEVPSVWWSAFGEGLPELQKFACRVLSLTCSSYGGDHNRSAFEMVHAKRRNSLWQNIYNDSLFVMANSKLAEDKARWFIELLQNLKDNGNSEGTPYLKSLHDVIADLYDEYGVGDEVQDRDKDEDQMEDSD, encoded by the exons atgCCTCTATGGGAGATCATTGACGAAAGATGGGACGAACGACTCCACGGCCCTTTGCATGCAACAGGCTATTTTCTTAACCCTGAGTTTCACTATAGCAATGGGTTTAGAGATGATATTGAAGTTAAAGGTGGTCTACATGATTGTATCACAAGGATGGTGGCCGATTCCGAAGAGAGAGCTAAGATTGAAATTCAACTTGATGATTTCGATAAATGGGCAAACGATATGACTCATCCTGTAGCCGTAACGACAGCTGGTAATGAGGTTCCATCAGTTTGGTGGAGCGCCTTTGGAGAGGGACTACCGGAGCTCCAAAAATTTGCATGTCGTGTATTAAGCTTGACATGCAGTTCTTATGGGGGTGATCATAATCGGAGTGCATTTGAGATG GTCCATGCTAAGAGAAGAAACTCTTTGTGgcaaaatatttataatgatTCTCTCTTTGTCATGGCTAATTCAAAATTGGCTGAAGACAAAGCAAGATGGTTTATTGAGCTACTTCAAAATCTGAAGGATAATGGAAACAGTGAAGGTACTCCATATCTTAAGTCTCTACATGACGTGATTGCTGATTTGTATGATGAATATGGAGTTGGAGATGAAGTTCAAGATAGAGACAAAGATGAAGATCAAATGGAAGATTCTGATTAA
- the LOC11422074 gene encoding uncharacterized protein, whose protein sequence is MSSKSTSVASASTSGSISENATVDSKIEVPKDDAEIIWEHGISIDGENAIQCKYCDQIIMGGLYRFASHLLGSEHGGEACGKDVDDEVYEDEGEDEDEGEGRKCVGVGKKRKANNVGGESFDFEDIFKKKRGGSIASGDNNNIEEEACRAIARFFYNNAIPMKAVKSMEFVQMCAMVSRCGVGFVPPSFDEIRGKYLREEVKLVNKALEDHRVQWKKTGCCVMVDGWTDKKKRSILNLLVNSVNGTFFLKSVDASDMLESSEKLFKMMDDVVEEVGEENVVQVVTDNTAYFKAAGEMLMEKRTRLYWTPCATHCIERMLEDYEKKIPVHEEIITKGKKITTFIYSRASLISLLHKFTQGIDLVRQGITCCATSYLTLYCLHETKGALRTMFTSEAWKSTQFAKTSGGKIAEDVVLDKEFWKNVTNCLNGANPLLDVLRLVNSIDEPATGFIYEAMEKAKDEIRRGLFKGGTDSFSFMPLWEIIDERWDKRLHGPLHAAGYFLNPQFHYSHRFRDDAVVKYGLHDCIKRMVADPEERAKIEIQLDDFDKRANYMGHPEAIRTARIEIPSVWWRAFGEGLPELQKFACRVLSLTCSSYGGERNRSAFEMVHAKRRNLLWQKAYNDAVFVMANSKLAVEKARRVVWRNGKIEATRYLKSQRDVIADLYDEYGVGDEDEDGDEDEDQMEVSD, encoded by the exons ATGAGTTCAAAATCAACCTCTGTTGCTTCTGCTTCTACTAGTGGCTCCATCTCTGAAAATGCCACTGTTGATTCTAAGATTGAAGTTCCAAAAGATGATGCTGAAATAATTTGGGAACATGGAATTTCAATTGATGGTGAAAATGCAATCCAATGCAAGTATTGTGATCAAATAATAATGGGTGGGCTATACAGATTTGCGAGTCACTTGCTTGGATCTGAACATGGTGGTGAAGCTTGTGGtaaagatgttgatgatgagGTGTATGAGGATGAGGGCGAGGACGAGGATGAGGGGGAGGGGAGGAAGTGTGTCGGAGTTggcaaaaaaagaaaagcaaataATGTTGGTGGtgaaagttttgattttgaagatattttcaagaaaaaaagagGTGGGTCAATAGCTAGTggtgataataataatattgaggAGGAAGCGTGTCGAGCGATTGCGAGGTTTTTCTACAACAATGCAATACCGATGAAGGCGGTGAAGAGTATGGAGTTTGTTCAAATGTGTGCTATGGTTTCGAGATGTGGTGTAGGGTTTGTGCCGCCATCTTTTGATGAGATTAGAGGGAAGTATTTGAGGGAAGAAGTTAAGTTGGTGAATAAAGCTTTGGAAGATCATAGAGTTCAATGGAAGAAAACGGGGTGTTGTGTAATGGTTGATGGATGGACTGACAAGAAGAAGAGGAGTATATTGAACTTGTTGGTGAATAGTGTGAATGGGACGTTCTTTTTAAAGTCGGTTGATGCGTCAGATATGTTGGAATCGTCTGAGAAATTGTTTAAGATGATGGATGATGTTGTTGAAGAGGTTGGGGAAGAAAATGTTGTTCAAGTTGTCACGGATAATACGGCTTATTTCAAAGCTGCTGGTGAGATGTTGATGGAGAAGAGGACTAGGTTGTATTGGACACCTTGTGCGACACACTGCATTGAGAGGATGTTGGAAGATTATGAGAAGAAGATACCTGTTCATGAAGAGATAATTACAAAgggtaaaaaaattacaacctTTATTTATTCGAGGGCTTCTCTCATTTCTCTATTGCATAAGTTTACGCAAGGAATAGATTTGGTGAGACAAGGCATTACATGTTGTGCCACGTCTTACTTAACTTTATACTGTCTTCATGAGACCAAGGGAGCTTTGAGAACAATGTTCACATCCGAGGCATGGAAGTCTACCCAGTTTGCGAAAACAAGTGGTGGGAAAATTGCTGAGGATGTGGTTTTGGACAAGGAGTTCTGGAAAAATGTTACGAATTGTTTGAACGGCGCAAATCCTCTGCTTGATGTGCTTCGTTTGGTCAATTCAATCGATGAACCAGCCACCGGTTTCATTTATGAAGCAATGGAGAAAGCTAAAGACGAAATACGAAGGGGTCTTTTCAAAGGTGGCACAGATAG ttttagCTTTATGCCTCTATGGGAGATCATTGATGAAAGATGGGACAAACGACTCCACGGCCCCTTGCATGCAGCAGGCTATTTTCTTAACCCTCAGTTTCACTATAGCCATAGATTTAGAGATGATGCTGTAGTTAAATATGGTCTACACGATTGTATAAAAAGGATGGTGGCTGATCCCGAAGAAAGAgctaaaattgaaattcaacTCGATGATTTCGATAAACGGGCGAACTATATGGGTCACCCTGAAGCCATAAGGACAGCTCGTATTGAGATTCCATCAGTTTGGTGGAGAGCCTTTGGAGAGGGACTACCGGAGCTCCAAAAATTTGCGTGTCGTGTATTAAGCTTGACATGCAGTTCTTATGGGGGTGAGCGTAATCGGAGTGCCTTCGAGATG GTTCATGCTAAGAGAAGAAACCTTTTGTGGCAAAAGGCTTATAATGATGCTGTCTTTGTCATGGCTAATTCAAAATTGGCTGTAGAGAAAGCTAGAAGGGTTGTTTGGCGAAATGGAAAAATTGAAGCTACTCGATATCTAAAGTCTCAACGTGATGTGATTGCTGATTTGTATGATGAATATGGAGTTGGAGAcgaagatgaagatggagaCGAAGATGAAGATCAAATGGAAGTTTCTGATTAA
- the LOC112422446 gene encoding uncharacterized protein yields the protein MMLEDYEKKIPVYEEIITKGKKITSFIYSRDSLISLLHKFTEGTDLVRQGITSCATTYLTLDRLQETKGALRRIFTSKAWKSSPFAKTSGGKFVEDVVLDKEFWKNVMICLKGANPLIDVLCLVNSIDEPATGFIYEAMEKAKDEIRRGLSKGGIESFMPLWEIIDERWDERLHGPLHAAGYFLNPQFHYSDVFGDDIEVKGGLHDCITRMVADPEERAKIEIQLDAFDKRANDMGHPVAVMTAGNEVPSERLRKGTTRAPKICVSCIKLDMQFLWG from the exons ATGATGTTGGAAGATTACGAGAAGAAAATACCTGTTTATGAAGAGATAATTACAAAgggtaaaaaaattacaagttttatttattCGAGGGATTCTCTCATTTCTCTATTGCATAAGTTTACGGAAGGAACAGATTTGGTGAGACAAGGCATTACTTCTTGTGCCACAACTTACTTAACTTTAGACCGTCTTCAAGAGACCAAGGGAGCTTTGAGAAGAATATTCACATCGAAGGCGTGGAAGTCTAGCCCGTTTGCGAAAACAAGCGGTGGGAAATTTGTTGAGGATGTGGTTTTGGACAAGGAGTTTTGGAAAAATgttatgatttgtttgaaagGTGCAAATCCTCTGATTGATGTGCTTTGTTTGGTCAATTCAATTGATGAACCAGCCACCGGTTTCATTTATGAAGCAATGGAGAAAGCTAAAGATGAAATACGAAGGGGTCTTTCTAAAGGGGGCATAGAAAG ttttatgCCTCTATGGGAGATCATTGACGAAAGATGGGACGAACGACTCCACGGCCCTTTGCATGCAGCAGGCTATTTTCTTAACCCTCAGTTTCACTATAGCGATGTATTTGGAGATGATATTGAAGTTAAAGGTGGTCTACATGATTGTATAACAAGGATGGTGGCCGATCCTGAAGAAAGAGCGAAGATTGAAATTCAACTTGATGCTTTCGATAAACGGGCGAACGATATGGGTCATCCTGTAGCCGTAATGACGGCTGGTAATGAGGTTCCATCAGAGCGCCTTCGGAAAGGGACTACCAGAGCTCCAAAAATTTGCGTGTCGTGTATTAAGCTTGACATGCAGTTCTTATGGGGGTGA
- the LOC11412992 gene encoding chaperone protein ClpB3, chloroplastic, whose translation MASTTSFSSLILHHSVPIFRNGNNAQLGPFQASCTSQLKPTSLNSIPLKKREAFSNGFSRRRRNSKQFIVRCTDSSGKVSQQEFTEMAWQAIVSSPEVAKENKHQIVETEHLMKALLEQKNGLARRIFTKVGVDNTRLLEATDKHIQRQPKVLGESAGSMLGRDLEALIQRAREFKKEYGDSFVSVEHLVLGFAQDRRFGKILFRDFQISQQALKTAIESVRGRQSVIDQDPEGKYEALEKYGKDLTAMAKAGKLDPVIGRDDEIRRCIQILSRRTKNNPVLIGEPGVGKTAISEGLAQRIVQGDVPQALMNRRLISLDMGALIAGAKYRGEFEDRLKAVLREVTESDGQTILFIDEIHTVVGAGATNGAMDAGNLLKPMLGRGELRCIGATTLDEYRKYIEKDPALERRFQQVYVDQPSVENTISILRGLRERYELHHGVRISDTALVDAAILSDRYISGRFLPDKAIDLVDEAAAKLKMEITSKPTALDEINRSVLKLEMERLSLMNDTDKASKDRLNRLETELSLLKEKQGELTEQWEHEKSVMTRLQSIKEEIDRVNLEIQQAEREYDLNRAAELKYGSLNSLQRQLEGAEKELHEYMSSGKSMLREEVTGNDIGEIVSKWTGIPISKLQQSEREKLLYLEDELHKRVVGQDPAVKAVAEAIQRSRAGLSDPHRPIASFMFMGPTGVGKTELAKALASYMFNTEEALVRIDMSEYMEKHTVSRLIGAPPGYVGYEEGGQLTETVRRRPYAVILFDEIEKAHSDVFNVFLQILDDGRVTDSQGRTVSFTNTVIIMTSNVGSQYILNMDDDSVPKDSAYETMKQRVMDAARSIFRPEFMNRVDEYIVFRPLDRDQISSIVRLQLERVQKRVADRKMKIRVTEPAIQLLGSLGYDPSYGARPVKRVIQQNVENELAKGILRGEFKEEDTILIDTEVTVLANGQRPQQKLVFRRVEADSESTAKDSRESFPQIL comes from the exons ATGGCTTCAACGACGTCGTTTTCAAGTCTCATACTTCATCATTCTGTTCCAATTTTCCGGAACGGAAACAATGCTCAATTGGGTCCGTTTCAAGCTTCTTGTACCTCTCAATTGAAACCCACTTCCTTGAATTCGATTCCattgaagaaaagagaagctttTTCAAATGGGTTTTCGAGAAGGAGAAGAAATTCTAAGCAGTTTATTGTTCGGTGTACAGATTCAAGTGGAAAG GTTTCACAGCAAGAATTCACAGAAATGGCGTGGCAAGCAATTGTGTCATCACCAGAAGTGGCAAAGGAGAACAAGCATCAGATTGTGGAGACAGAGCACTTGATGAAAGCTTTATTAGAGCAAAAGAATGGGCTTGCTCGCCGGATCTTTACCAAGGTTGGGGTCGATAACACCCGGCTTCTGGAGGCTACCGACAAGCACATTCAGCGCCAACCCAAG GTTCTAGGGGAATCGGCCGGTTCAATGTTAGGGCGTGATTTGGAGGCATTGATTCAGAGAGCCAGGGAATTCAAGAAAGAATATGGGGATTCATTTGTATCAGTTGAGCACTTGGTTCTTGGTTTTGCCCAAGATCGGCGATTTGGGAAGATATTGTTTAGAGATTTTCAAATATCTCAACAAGCTCTAAAAACTGCTATAGAGTCCGTAAGGGGACGCCAATCAGTTATTGATCAAG ATCCTGAAGGAAAATACGAAGCCTTGGAAAAATACGGAAAAGATTTGACAGCAATGGCCAAAGCAGGAAAATTAGATCCTGTTATAGGAAGAGATGATGAAATACGAAGGTGCATTCAAATTCTCTCCAGGAGAACAAAGAACAATCCTGTGCTAATTGGTGAGCCTGGTGTCGGAAAGACTGCAATTTCTGAAGG ACTTGCTCAGAGAATTGTTCAAGGAGATGTCCCTCAAGCTTTGATGAATCGAAGG CTTATATCTCTTGATATGGGTGCACTTATTGCTGGAGCAAAATATCGGGGAGAATTTGAGGACAGGCTGAAAGCTGTTCTCAGAGAAGTTACAGAATCTGATGGTCAGACTATACTTTTCATTGATGAGATCCATACAGTTGTTGGGGCAG GTGCTACAAATGGTGCTATGGATGCTGGTAATCTCTTAAAGCCTATGCTTGGTCGAGGGGAACTGCGATGCATTGGTGCAACAACATTAGACGAGTATAGGAAATATATTGAGAAGGATCCTGCTCTAGAACGCCGTTTTCAGCAAGTTTACGTAGATCAACCTTCAGTGGAAAATACCATTTCAATACTAAGGGGGCTGCGGGAAAGATACGAGTTGCATCACGGAGTTCGTATTTCTGACACTGCACTTGTGGATGCTGCAATTCTCTCAGATCGATACATAAGTGGGAGGTTTTTACCAGACAAAG CTATTGATCTGGTTGACGAAGCAGCCGCTAAACTGAAAATGGAAATCACTTCTAAGCCCACTGCACTTGATGAGATTAATAGGTCAGTTTTGAAACTAGAGATGGAAAGACTATCTCTCATGAATGATACAGACAAGGCTTCTAAAGATAGGTTAAACCGTCTTGAGACAGAGCTCTCTCTCCTAAAAGAGAAACAGGGCGAGCTTACCGAGCAATGGGAACATGAAAAGTCTGTAATGACTCGTCTTCAGTCAATCAAAGAAGAG ATAGACAGAGTAAACCTTGAGATCCAACAAGCCGAGCGAGAGTATGATCTAAATCGTGCTGCTGAATTAAAGTACGGCAGTTTAAATTCTTTGCAACGACAACTCGAGGGTGCAGAGAAGGAGTTACATGAATATATGAGCTCTGGTAAGTCTATGTTGAGAGAGGAAGTAACTGGGAATGATATTGGTGAAATTGTGAGCAAGTGGACTGGTATCCCGATTTCTAAACTTCAACAATCAGAGAGAGAGAAACTATTATATTTAGAAGACGAACTACATAAGCGTGTTGTAGGTCAAGATCCTGCTGTCAAGGCAGTTGCCGAGGCGATCCAACGTTCAAGAGCAGGTCTATCAGATCCTCATCGTCCAATTGCTAGCTTCATGTTCATGGGCCCCACAGGTGTAGGTAAGACCGAGCTAGCCAAGGCCCTCGCTTCCTACATGTTCAATACAGAAGAAGCACTTGTTCGGATTGATATGAGTGAGTACATGGAAAAGCATACGGTTTCAAGATTGATTGGTGCTCCTCCTGGATACGTTGGATACGAAGAGGGAGGGCAACTAACGGAAACAGTTCGTCGAAGACCTTATGCAGTTATTTTGTTCGATGAGATTGAGAAGGCACACTCGGATGTTTTCAATGTATTCCTTCaaattttggatgatggcaGAGTAACCGATTCACAAGGCCGCACAGTAAGTTTTACTAACACTGTCATCATCATGACCTCAAATGTGGGATCACAGTACATTCTCAACATGGATGATGACTCTGTACCAAAAGATTCGGCATATGAAACCATGAAACAGCGTGTAATGGATGCTGCAAGATCCATTTTTCGCCCTGAGTTCATGAATAGAGTCGATGAATATATTGTTTTCCGGCCTCTTGACCGTGACCAAATAAGTAGCATTGTCAGATTACAG TTGGAGCGTGTGCAAAAGAGAGTTGCTGACCGCAAGATGAAAATCCGAGTAACAGAACCTGCTATCCAACTTCTTGGAAGTTTAGGGTACGATCCAAGCTATGGTGCTAGACCGGTGAAGCGAGTGATTCAACAAAATGTGGAAAATGAACTTGCAAAAGGTATTCTTAGAGGAGAATTTAAGGAAGAGGACACAATTTTAATCGACACAGAAGTCACGGTACTTGCCAATGGTCAACGTCCTCAGCAAAAGCTAGTTTTTAGGAGGGTTGAAGCTGATTCAGAATCTACTGCTAAAGACAGCAGGGAAAGTTTTCCTCAGATTCTATGA
- the LOC120575856 gene encoding uncharacterized protein: MSSKSTYVASASTSNGSISENATVDSKIEVPKDDAEIIWEHGISIDGENAIQCKYCDEIITGGLYRFAIHLLGSEHGSEACRKDVNDEVDEDEGEGRKCVEVGKKRKGNNVGGESFDFEDIFKKKTDGALASGDNKNEEEACRAIARFFYNNLIPMKAVKSMEFVRMCDMVSRCGVGFVPPSFDEIKGKYLREEVKLVNKALDDHHRVQWKKTGCCIMVDGWTDKKKRSILNLLVNSLNGTFFLKSVDASDMMESPEKLFKMMDDVVEEVGEENVVQVVTDNTTYFKAAGEMLMEKRTRLYWTPCATHCIEMMLEDYEKKIPVYEEIITKGKKITDFISSRDSLISLLHKFTEGIDLVRQGITSCATTYLTLDRLHETKEALRRMFTSMAWKSSQFAKTSCGKFVEDVVLDKEFWKNVMICLNGANPLLDVLRLVNTIDEPATGFIYEAMEKAKDEIRRGLSEGGTER; the protein is encoded by the coding sequence ATGAGTTCAAAATCAACCTATGTTGCTTCTGCTTCTACCTCTAATGGCTCCATCTCTGAAAATGCCACCGTTGATTCTAAGATTGAAGTTCCAAAAGATGATGCTGAAATAATTTGGGAACATGGAATTTCAATTGATGGTGAAAATGCAATCCAATGCAAGTATTGTGATGAAATAATAACGGGTGGGCTATACAGATTTGCGATTCACTTGCTTGGATCTGAACATGGTAGTGAAGCTTGTCGTAAAGATGTTAATGATGAGGTGGATGAGGATGAGGGGGAGGGGAGAAAGTGTGTCGAAGTtggcaaaaaaagaaaaggaaataatgtTGGTGGtgaaagttttgattttgaagatattttcaagaaaaaaacaGATGGCGCATTAGCTAGTGGTGATAATAAAAATGAGGAGGAAGCGTGTCGAGCGATTGCGAGGTTTTTCTACAACAATTTAATACCAATGAAGGCGGTGAAGAGTATGGAGTTTGTTCGAATGTGTGATATGGTTTCGAGATGTGGTGTAGGGTTTGTGCCGCCGTCTTTTGATGAGATTAAAGGGAAGTATTTGAGGGAAGAAGTTAAGTTGGTCAATAAAGCTTTGGACGATCATCATAGAGTTCAATGGAAGAAAACAGGGTGTTGTATAATGGTTGATGGATGGACTGATAAGAAGAAGAGGAGTATATTGAATTTGTTGGTGAATAGTTTGAATGGGACATTCTTTTTGAAGTCGGTTGATGCGTCAGATATGATGGAATCGCCTGAGAAATTGTTTAAGATGATGGATGATGTTGTTGAAGAGGTTGGGGAAGAAAATGTTGTTCAAGTTGTAACGGATAATACGACTTATTTCAAAGCTGCTGGTGAGATGTTGATGGAGAAGAGGACTAGGTTGTATTGGACACCTTGTGCGACACACTGCATTGAGATGATGTTGGAAGATTATGAGAAAAAGATACCTGTTTATGAAGAGATAATTACAAAGGGtaaaaaaattacagattttATTTCTTCGAGGGATTCTCTCATTTCTCTATTGCATAAGTTTACGGAAGGAATAGATTTGGTGAGACAAGGCATTACTTCTTGTGCCACAACTTACTTAACTTTAGACCGTCTTCATGAGACCAAGGAAGCTTTGAGAAGAATGTTCACATCCATGGCATGGAAGTCTAGCCAGTTTGCGAAAACAAGTTGTGGGAAATTTGTTGAGGATGTGGTTTTGGACAAGGAGTTTTGGAAAAATGTTATGATTTGTTTGAACGGCGCAAATCCTCTGCTTGATGTGCTTCGTTTGGTCAATACAATCGATGAACCAGCCACTGGTTTCATTTATGAAGCAATGGAGAAAGCTAAAGATGAAATACGAAGGGGTCTTTCCGAAGGTGGCACCGAAAGGTAA